ATAAAGATTCAGATTCCCCGTTATTCTTGAGAGGACGGGGGCAGTAGGAGCAGCCATAGTGGTCAGAATATTAAAACTTTCGCAATTAAGTAGCGCGGAACGGGCAAAACTTCAGAAAAGAGCCGAGTTAGATATTGATAACGCCCTCAAAGTCGCTCAAACGGTGATAGAAACCATCCGGGAGCGGGGGGATGCCGGCGTTGTGGACTATGTGCGGCGTTTTGACTACGAAGGTGCAACGGTAGAAAATATCAAAGTCAGCGAGGCAGAATTTGAGCAGGCTTTTCAGTTAATTGAACCGGAAGTAAAAACCGCCATTGAACAGGCTTTCCGGAATATTCAAGAGGTACATCGTCGCCAAATGCCGGAAGAAATGCAACTGGCAGAAATTGAAACCGGTGTCTTTGCTGGCGAAAAAATCTCTCCTATCCCCAATGTGGGTTTATACGTTCCCCGGGGCCGCGGTGCTTTTCCTTCGATGATGTTAATGTTAGCTATACCGGCAATGGTGGCAGGAGTGGAAAGAGTTGTCGTTTGCACTCCCCCCGATAAACAGGGCAACGTGGAACCCGTTTCTCTGGTGGCGGCGCGCATGGCTGGAGTCAGAGAAATTTATAAGTTAGGTGGCGTACAAGCGATCGCCGCTTTAGCTTTGGGAACAAAAAATATCAAAAGGGTTGACAAAATTACCGGTCCGTGCAGCGTCTATGGGGCGGCGGCCAAGCGGTTACTGTTCGGTACTGTGGATGTGGGTTTACCGGCAGGTCCGAGTGAGTCGATAGTTTTGGGCGATGAGTCCACCGATGCCCGTTTAGCGGCCTTGGATTTATTAATTGAAGCGGAACACGGGGCGGATTCGGCGGCTTTATTAGTCACCCACTGTGAAGATTTAGCGATCGCTGCTAGTGAATATGCTCAGGAATACCTGCAAAAACTCCCGGATTGGCGACGGGAATTCTGTGAGGCGGGTTTAGCCGCCTATGGGGGCATAATTTTAACCGATAGTTTGCAGCAATCCCTCGATTTTGTCAATGAGTACGCCCCGGAACATCTCGAGGTTTTAGTTAGTAATCCTTTTGCCATTCTGGGCAAGATTAAAAATGCTGGCGAAATTCTCCTAGGAAATCATACTCCTTCCTCTATGGCTACCTACGCCATCGGAGTCAATGCTGTGCTGCCGACAGGAAGTTTTGCCCGTTCCTA
This Microcystis wesenbergii NRERC-220 DNA region includes the following protein-coding sequences:
- the hisD gene encoding histidinol dehydrogenase, with product MVRILKLSQLSSAERAKLQKRAELDIDNALKVAQTVIETIRERGDAGVVDYVRRFDYEGATVENIKVSEAEFEQAFQLIEPEVKTAIEQAFRNIQEVHRRQMPEEMQLAEIETGVFAGEKISPIPNVGLYVPRGRGAFPSMMLMLAIPAMVAGVERVVVCTPPDKQGNVEPVSLVAARMAGVREIYKLGGVQAIAALALGTKNIKRVDKITGPCSVYGAAAKRLLFGTVDVGLPAGPSESIVLGDESTDARLAALDLLIEAEHGADSAALLVTHCEDLAIAASEYAQEYLQKLPDWRREFCEAGLAAYGGIILTDSLQQSLDFVNEYAPEHLEVLVSNPFAILGKIKNAGEILLGNHTPSSMATYAIGVNAVLPTGSFARSYSAVSVYDFLKRSTLAYVTPEGFEKLKETTKTLAEYEGFPAHKLAIQQREILL